ATAATAAGACATTAAATTAGTTTCTAGATTCATACttctaaaatgagaaaaaaatatttgattattgaaATTGACTATTAAATTATTTCAGTTATTAAGTATTCTAGGCATCAATTTGAACTCTGAATTGGGTAATTGTCAGTTAGCTTTTTAGAATGCACCATTTAATGAATTTAAGGGCCAAATTAACCGATGatcatcaaatttaatattaagtggataatatttgtcaaatttataGTCTAGATTAATTgactttattttctatttcagcttaaaaattcaaaacctaaatctaatatttttatatcctCTATATTACTCAatgcatttttgtaaatgaaattttagacatcgttatgaaaaaaatataaaacttctAGTTAGTTTTTTGTCACCTTCTATTCTTTTTCActattatttcaatataaaaagtTGAGTATGTAAATGCAAAGTTAGTTATacaaatagtttttttcttttataattttttgcaaaagtattttttaaataattcaaacataagttgtctcaaacttttcaatttattcacttaaacattttttttctatatgatttatttataataattatgaaaaaaatgtacaaaaataCATGTTAAAACAGTATTTTTAATGACTGATTCAAACCCGCCATTAAGTCAGATAGGATAGTTTGTATTTTAAgtcttattattaatattattagagtTAATTTTATACCGTCGTAGAAATTATGTGGACTCACATGCACTTACAAATAGAAATTATGTGAACTTGTATGCATTCAAGTTATGTCAACAAATATGTAGTATCCGGGAATTATGTTTTACGAATCCTGCTCAGTTCTTTGAAAACTAAGTACAACAGCACAAACATAAATGGTGAATTATTTGAGTGTGGAACCAGTCCCAATACCATCAATaaagatgaaatgaaaaatagtgTCCTTGTTTGAAGAGTAAAAGTATAAACGGAATACTGACTCAACTTGATATCgaaaattaactagttcataCTTGACTTCTTTCACTACATGTCTCATTTTGGGGGATGTTCTTTACACAGATAAATCATGTAGTTGCAGTACAATAAAGTGTATCAGTATCTCACCAATTTGATTATGAttcatgaataaataaaaaataaagttgctATTGGTCTGTAAGACTTTCcttgaacaaaagaaaaacagcAACAAGCACAGGAGTTAAGATGATGATGAGAGCCAGCAGAAGGTTGGGAGTAGTTATCTCAGGGAAAAGAGCGCTCCCATACTTGATCGCACCACCACCCGCAAAAGAACCCGCCACCACTTTTCCCACGTACACTAAATCCTCCTATTTCACATCAagcaacaaaacaaaagatcGTTAATTTAGTTTCTTGTGATAATcaccaaaaacaaaaagttttttttttttttttaattttacttgagAAGAAGAGGTGGAGTTCTGATCCTCCGTTTTGGGGTCCAAAGCGCGAGCGACAACGCAAGAAGAGAACCTAGTGAAGCCAATTTGCGTTGGGATTTGGAGGAACAAGGGCGTGTTTGGCTTTCTAACACCGTGGCTGTTACACAAAAGCCTCCAACTCCAACCTATCTCTGAAACTGCCATATCTGCTATCTTTTCCCTCACCACACAAACAGCTACTACTAACAATAACACGACACAGacatttctttctgcaccctaTGTTTTGCACCCCATAGTTTGTGAAATGACTTAGATAATCCTTATATAAATTTGTACTTTCATGTTAATTTTCAAACTTACAATTTCAGATATAAGCCTAAAACCCTAAATTTGCATTTGtaaattttagggttaaatatgtttttagtctttcaagtttcagtaaaatttgaaattagtcactCTTCgaaatttttgatcaatttagtcgtttatttttataaatgtatcaatttagtcattatcaattttttttaaatttatttaacctttaaatgcgttttacaataatatttgaattaacattaaagaaaaaatgtgtcaaattgagtaaataatttcaatactatcatgaaatgggcttgaaacattatataaacttaacaaaatttgactaaaaaaattaaattcagacATTTTGTAAAGATAAAGAACtagactaaattggttaaaagtttcaaaaagaaactaattctaaattttattaaaacttgagggacaaaaacatatttaaccctcaattttatttcaaaattgtattagggattatacaacaaaaatatagatttgtatcattgtataatttaaaatatgttttgaattaTCTTTTGTAATACGAattgtataatataaaatgtgaaTTTGCTTCTGTAATCAAAATATTTACGGATCAAACAATTCGTAGTATcgttttctattaatttttgcAGAGAGGTATAATTGAAATGTTAAAACCTATGGCGTGTAGAAAGAAAATACGGAGGTGCAGGAAGGAAGAAATTTCCCAATAGTGGAGAGAGAAACAAGAAATAGGCTACAAAACGAAGGCCCAATTAGTTGGTATAGTTTGTTTTCTTCCTATAATGCCCCGCTCGTTTTACCGGCGGTGGAAGAGAAAGTGTGCGAGAGAGACACAGAGCAATATCTGAATCTGAAATCGTAACCTTGGTGTTCCTGTTGCGTTGAAACCCTAATCTGGAAATTGAAGTGTTGAAGGGAAGAACAAGATGGTTCTGGCGGAGTTAGGGGGGAGCATTTCGCGTGCTCTCCAGCAGATGAGCAATGCGACGGTGATCGACGAGAAGGTGCTCAACGATTGCCTCAACGACATCACTCGCGCTCTTCTCCAATCCGATGTTCAATTCAAGCTTGTGCGCGACATGCAGACTAACATCAAGAACATTGTCAACCTCGACGATCTGGCTGCGGGGCACAACAAACGCAGGATCATtcaacaagtattttttttttcatcggTTCTTTTAGTCGTATTGGTTGATTAATTGATTAAGTAATTGGTGATGTGTTTCTTATTACTGCTTCTGCTAGTAACACTTGCTGGATTGTGTTTCTATTGGTAGGCTGTGTTTAACGAACTCTGCAAGATACTGGACCCTGGGAAGCCCTCTTTCACTCCcaaaaagggaaaaacaagTGTCGTCATGTTTGTTGGTTTGCAAGGTCTGTTGCCAAATTTGAACTCTGTCAGGCTTTTCAGCttcaattatttgttttgttctaAACAAAGGAACAAGAATAAgagttttttaatttcaaatgaaTTCAGGTTCTGGGAAAACCACAACCTGTACAAAATACGCATATTATCATCAGAAGAAAGGCTGGAAGCCAGCTCTAGTATGTGCGGATACTTTCAGAGCTGGTGCATTTGATCAATTGAAGCAAAATGCAACCAAAGCTAAGATCCCTTTCTATGGAAGGTACTTGTTATTGGTTAGTATTTATGTAGCTCTGATATGGTACTGTTTGTCTGTTG
This region of Vigna unguiculata cultivar IT97K-499-35 chromosome 5, ASM411807v1, whole genome shotgun sequence genomic DNA includes:
- the LOC114185179 gene encoding uncharacterized protein LOC114185179; its protein translation is MAVSEIGWSWRLLCNSHGVRKPNTPLFLQIPTQIGFTRFSSCVVARALDPKTEDQNSTSSSQEDLVYVGKVVAGSFAGGGAIKYGSALFPEITTPNLLLALIIILTPVLVAVFLLFKESLTDQ